A genomic segment from Mauremys reevesii isolate NIE-2019 unplaced genomic scaffold, ASM1616193v1 Contig130, whole genome shotgun sequence encodes:
- the LOC120392984 gene encoding uncharacterized protein LOC120392984 — MAKLLRRFRRKALQVPPEPSGRSGHLPKGQSHLSVPAGGEAAPIQARRRKFPAFWRTKPAPGAGADLGETPTKPRWSWFRMRICGQDPAQEGRRAGRLWGLLCGQQRPQEPSPHSQQGASPCPGSEDLSAPSDQELEDPSTSTIRSARDSSSAWGSSSSDASGRCCFVPGTPTESAAEEWLEMTTEEAALKVIGEQLQGRDKDEGQQLRFLRAIYPACLAAQDRGQDTLEPHCCKAAVVERIVELIEELPKDSPPSEILASCLAAVGNLSTMKPALEPELESRLLQAALGSVFTLGTETDATDIQALHKVMPELLDAVLGNLLGPWLSWGVRV, encoded by the exons ATGGCCAAGCTCCTGCGGAGGTTCAGgaggaaggctctgcaggtgccccCAGAGCCTTCGGGAAGGAGCGGCCATcttcccaaggggcagagccacctctccgtccccgctggcggggaagcagctcccatccaggccagaAGGCGGAAGTTCCCAGCCTTCTGGAGAACAAAGCCAGCTCCCGGCGCAGGCGCCGACCTGGGAGAGACCCCGACCAAGCCCAGGTGGAGCTGGTTCAGGATGAGGATTTGCggacaggacccagcccaggaggggcgccgggcagggaggctctggggcctgttatgtgggcagcagcggccccaggagcccagccctcattcccagcagggggcatcgcCCTGCCCGGGCTCTGAGGATCTTTCAGCCCCCTCAGACCAGGAGCTAGAAGATCCCAGCACCAGCACCATCAGATCAGCACgggacagcagcagtgcctggggctccagcagcagcgacgcctctggacgctgctgctttgttccag ggacccccacggagtcagcggcggaggaatggctggagatgaccacagaggaagctgctctcaaggtcatcggagagcagctccagggcagagacaag GAtgaggggcagcagctcaggttcctGCGGGCCATCTACCCCGCGTGTCTTGCTGcacaggacagagggcaggacacgctggagccgcactgctgcaaggcggctgtggtggagaggattgtg gagctcattgaggagcttcctaaagactctccacccagcgagatcctcgccagctgcctggctgctgtgggcaacctcag caccatgaaACCAGCCCTTGAGCCTGAGCTAGAGTCCCGCCTCTTGCAAGCTGCCCTTGGCTcggtcttcaccctgggcacggaGACGGACGCCACCGACATCCAG gcgctacacaaagtcatgccagagctcctggatgctgtgctggggaacctgctg GGCCCCTGGTTGtcttggggagtgagagtctga